A genomic region of Jeotgalibaca ciconiae contains the following coding sequences:
- a CDS encoding transposase, producing MSTLQHKQLTFNKNITLANDGGNISSDSGLVLIKEFMSRIGFSSILEEQVKLTDSRRNPDHTYNDIIEQLLFQHIAGYSKDVAANRLRLDPIFKTIFSNKNTLASQPTISRFFKAITKETIPQFMQVAQYLADRQIVQINIQNMVIDLDSTHSDTYGNQESADFNSHYQTTGYHPLVAFDGLTGMFLGAEFSSPFIGDRYLLERVSRKISSRIQFSSPFIGDRYLLLLYLFDEDGPHPHRCFYTYPREFSKL from the coding sequence ATGTCGACTTTACAACACAAACAACTAACTTTCAATAAAAATATTACACTCGCCAACGATGGTGGCAACATTTCTTCAGATAGCGGTCTTGTTCTGATAAAAGAGTTTATGAGTCGGATTGGGTTTTCCAGCATACTTGAAGAGCAGGTGAAACTAACTGACAGCCGAAGAAACCCAGATCATACGTATAACGATATCATCGAGCAGCTACTTTTCCAGCATATCGCTGGCTACTCAAAAGATGTCGCAGCGAATCGATTACGACTAGACCCCATCTTCAAAACAATTTTTTCCAATAAAAACACTCTGGCATCTCAACCAACGATTAGTCGCTTTTTCAAAGCAATCACAAAAGAAACGATTCCTCAGTTTATGCAAGTGGCCCAGTATTTGGCAGATAGGCAGATCGTTCAAATTAACATTCAAAACATGGTGATTGATCTTGATTCTACTCATTCGGACACGTATGGAAATCAAGAAAGCGCAGATTTCAACAGCCACTATCAGACTACCGGCTATCATCCTCTCGTCGCTTTTGATGGCTTAACCGGAATGTTTCTTGGCGCAGAGTTTTCGTCTCCTTTTATCGGAGATAGGTATCTACTTGAAAGAGTTTCAAGAAAGATATCTAGCAGAATACAGTTTTCGTCTCCTTTTATCGGAGATAGGTATCTACTCCTACTATACTTGTTTGACGAGGATGGCCCCCATCCCCATCGCTGTTTTTACACCTACCCCAGAGAATTCTCCAAACTCTAA
- a CDS encoding Crp/Fnr family transcriptional regulator has protein sequence MNSFDLLTKSVLFNGLNSSDIEALLNCMEAKQKHYQKGDVIVYEQEEVHELGIIVSGTAISNKVNILGKEIIVTLHHAGTYSALLTALSIQRKCPMSIHAIEPLHLLKIPRKSLFSYYPEHELAHRLFLSNLFDSVSERALELHDRNDCLIMPSIREKVITFLSRISKEKNAISFKIPFNREEMAQYLDVDRSALSRELSAMQKEGIIEYHKDLFKIKSNYS, from the coding sequence ATGAATTCATTTGATTTGTTAACAAAATCTGTTCTATTTAATGGACTTAACTCAAGTGATATTGAAGCACTTTTGAATTGTATGGAAGCAAAACAAAAACATTATCAAAAAGGAGATGTTATTGTATACGAACAAGAAGAGGTACACGAACTAGGTATTATTGTTAGCGGTACTGCGATAAGCAATAAGGTAAATATTCTCGGAAAAGAGATCATTGTTACTTTACATCACGCTGGAACCTATTCGGCCTTACTAACAGCTTTAAGTATTCAAAGAAAGTGCCCTATGTCAATACATGCTATCGAACCACTTCATCTACTCAAGATTCCTAGGAAAAGCCTTTTTAGTTATTATCCAGAACATGAGTTAGCACACAGATTATTTTTATCTAACTTGTTTGATAGTGTATCAGAGAGAGCTCTAGAACTTCATGATCGAAATGACTGTTTGATCATGCCTTCCATACGAGAAAAAGTTATTACTTTTCTATCAAGAATTTCAAAAGAAAAAAATGCCATAAGTTTCAAAATTCCATTTAATCGCGAAGAGATGGCACAATATTTAGATGTTGATAGGAGCGCTCTATCAAGAGAACTTAGTGCTATGCAAAAAGAGGGTATAATTGAGTATCATAAAGATTTATTCAAAATAAAAAGCAACTATTCATAA
- a CDS encoding YczE/YyaS/YitT family protein produces MTKLKRMVVYLVGFNILIAGISFLVTSTYGQSAWDGVYLAVSNIALLSVGMATFISAASILAVCYILTKDWHVFLSFVTSVVQSLLIDFYLFLVKTLIPSDSIPTRLFLFTTGIILMAIGISIYIQAKYPTNHVDCLMLSISKRFKLNLRKSKLIGDSSAILITLIIANRIPIGTFIVLVSLSPLVQFISDRISKPISNFINRTNYSRY; encoded by the coding sequence TTGACAAAATTAAAACGAATGGTTGTTTACTTAGTTGGCTTTAATATCCTCATCGCAGGTATTTCTTTCCTTGTTACTAGCACTTATGGTCAAAGTGCTTGGGACGGAGTCTACCTAGCTGTCAGTAACATCGCACTCCTCTCAGTCGGAATGGCGACCTTTATAAGTGCTGCTAGTATTCTAGCGGTCTGTTATATTTTAACAAAAGATTGGCACGTATTCTTGTCCTTCGTTACCAGTGTGGTACAGAGTCTTTTAATAGATTTTTACTTATTTCTTGTAAAAACACTAATACCCTCTGATAGTATTCCTACAAGATTGTTTCTTTTTACAACTGGAATTATTCTCATGGCAATAGGAATCTCGATTTATATTCAAGCGAAATATCCAACAAACCATGTAGATTGTTTAATGTTAAGTATATCAAAACGTTTCAAATTAAATCTAAGGAAATCAAAACTAATAGGTGATTCAAGCGCCATATTGATTACTTTAATTATAGCAAATAGGATACCCATAGGTACCTTTATTGTTTTGGTTAGTCTATCTCCTCTAGTTCAATTTATATCTGATAGAATTTCTAAACCAATTAGTAATTTCATTAATCGCACTAATTATTCTAGATATTAA
- the cas6 gene encoding CRISPR-associated endoribonuclease Cas6, with amino-acid sequence MRKITLICEKERNRNTNKLAVYIHGWLMENLEEEFVSALHNQELNHYTLHVERKNDYIYIVVTLLDEDKTYLIEEFLLSSTLNEIIIKSTNEKYKIVGRNIEDKSLSELTERFYQEDSKNTFQITFLSPTSFKSNGEYIMFPDLRFIFQSLMNRYSFVFEGNKKVDKDLLDELCDKTKIVSYRLNSSYYPVHQSYIPGYFGEIKIRCKGNKTLVNYLNMILEFGEFSGVGVKTAMGMGAILVKQV; translated from the coding sequence TTGAGGAAAATTACACTTATTTGTGAAAAAGAACGCAATAGAAATACTAATAAATTGGCAGTGTATATTCATGGTTGGTTAATGGAAAACCTTGAAGAAGAATTTGTTAGCGCTTTACATAATCAAGAGTTGAATCATTACACTTTACATGTAGAAAGAAAAAATGACTACATTTATATTGTTGTCACTTTGTTAGATGAGGACAAAACATATTTAATAGAAGAGTTCTTGCTCAGTTCAACTCTAAATGAGATTATAATAAAGAGTACGAATGAAAAATATAAAATTGTGGGAAGAAACATTGAAGATAAGAGTTTATCTGAACTAACTGAAAGATTTTATCAAGAAGATTCAAAAAATACTTTTCAAATAACATTTTTATCACCAACTAGTTTCAAATCCAACGGTGAATATATTATGTTTCCAGATTTACGCTTCATTTTTCAAAGCTTAATGAATAGATATAGTTTTGTATTTGAAGGAAACAAGAAAGTCGACAAGGATTTGCTAGATGAACTATGCGATAAAACGAAAATTGTTAGTTATCGTTTAAATTCCAGTTATTATCCTGTCCACCAGTCATATATTCCGGGATATTTCGGAGAAATCAAAATTCGATGTAAAGGTAATAAAACATTAGTTAATTATTTAAATATGATATTAGAGTTTGGAGAATTCTCTGGGGTAGGTGTAAAAACAGCGATGGGGATGGGGGCCATCCTCGTCAAACAAGTATAG